The following proteins are co-located in the Phycisphaerales bacterium genome:
- a CDS encoding type II toxin-antitoxin system RelE/ParE family toxin, giving the protein MADVVLTPEAQEQLEALPLTIHARVVRVFERLEDWPTVSGAKPLRGELAGYYRVRTGDYRVLFTVEGAGRNALVTVVQIGKRDGFYD; this is encoded by the coding sequence GTGGCTGATGTCGTCTTGACACCCGAGGCGCAGGAGCAGCTGGAAGCGCTGCCGCTCACGATCCATGCACGGGTCGTGCGGGTGTTCGAGCGGCTGGAGGACTGGCCGACGGTGAGCGGGGCGAAGCCCCTCAGGGGCGAACTCGCGGGGTACTACCGCGTCCGTACTGGTGACTACCGCGTGCTGTTTACGGTTGAGGGCGCGGGGCGGAACGCCCTGGTGACAGTCGTCCAGATCGGGAAGCGGGATGGGTTTTACGACTGA
- a CDS encoding helix-turn-helix transcriptional regulator codes for MDRANLNLDGREYVVLPREEFERLSALAKLPPLPRANKRGEVAAVAFGRASLARKIMRTRIDAGLTQKELASKAGIRVETLCRIEAGKHTATPATVQKIERALRAKG; via the coding sequence ATGGATAGGGCCAATCTGAACTTGGATGGACGCGAGTACGTGGTTCTGCCACGAGAAGAGTTTGAACGGCTGAGCGCGCTTGCGAAGTTGCCGCCCCTGCCGCGGGCGAACAAGCGCGGGGAGGTGGCGGCCGTGGCGTTTGGTCGCGCATCGCTGGCCCGCAAGATCATGCGGACGAGGATCGATGCCGGCCTGACTCAGAAGGAGCTTGCATCGAAGGCGGGGATCCGGGTGGAAACGCTGTGCCGGATCGAGGCGGGCAAGCACACCGCGACGCCTGCGACTGTTCAGAAGATCGAGAGGGCTCTACGGGCGAAGGGTTGA
- a CDS encoding pyridoxine 5'-phosphate synthase produces the protein MPLLSVNIDHVATVRQARYRNAPEFGEPDPVRAAHEAELGGADGITVHLREDRRHITDRDVELLRPYVRVRFNFEMAATDEMVAIARRIRPHSAMLVPEGRAEVTTEGGLDVAGQLARLTDIVARLKDGGCLVSAFIDAEERQVEAAAKAGFSVCEVHTGPWAEVFARHGGDLMRDEVFGELERVLRAGNAILEAGMRFNAGHALNYQNVKAIAGLPGVSELHIGHAIVSRAVYVGLRQAVAEMKAAMASAGEVIEQGEHDHEHEH, from the coding sequence ATGCCCCTCCTCTCCGTGAACATCGACCACGTCGCGACGGTTCGGCAGGCGCGGTACCGCAATGCGCCGGAGTTTGGTGAGCCGGACCCGGTGCGGGCGGCGCATGAGGCGGAGCTTGGAGGCGCGGACGGGATCACGGTGCACCTTCGGGAGGACCGGCGGCACATCACTGATCGCGATGTGGAGCTGCTGCGGCCGTATGTGCGGGTGCGGTTCAACTTTGAAATGGCGGCGACGGACGAGATGGTGGCGATCGCGCGGCGGATCCGGCCGCACTCGGCGATGCTGGTCCCCGAGGGGCGGGCGGAGGTGACGACCGAGGGCGGGCTGGACGTCGCGGGGCAGCTGGCGCGGCTCACGGACATCGTGGCGCGGCTGAAGGATGGCGGGTGCCTGGTGTCGGCGTTTATCGATGCGGAGGAGCGGCAGGTGGAGGCCGCGGCGAAGGCGGGGTTCAGCGTGTGCGAGGTGCACACGGGGCCCTGGGCCGAGGTGTTTGCGCGGCACGGCGGGGACCTCATGCGGGATGAGGTGTTCGGTGAGCTGGAGCGGGTGCTGCGGGCGGGGAACGCGATCCTGGAGGCGGGGATGCGGTTCAACGCGGGGCATGCGCTGAACTACCAGAACGTGAAGGCGATCGCAGGGCTGCCCGGGGTATCGGAGCTGCACATTGGGCATGCGATTGTGAGCCGTGCGGTGTATGTTGGATTACGGCAGGCGGTGGCGGAGATGAAGGCGGCGATGGCGTCGGCGGGTGAGGTGATTGAGCAGGGCGAGCACGATCACGAGCACGAGCACTAA
- a CDS encoding DinB family protein: MNSTVHTGVSRYGRLLAYEVEATRRALTSIESVPAEGRRHPGFERAIAVMSHVQLARFVWLARVEGRPYENPKDWFPVWTLEQTRLAAQEQDREWAEFLHALSDGDLGTTVGYTSSEGEAKVRVLDDILTHVFNHSTYHRGQVARLVQECGGARAVTDYITLVPLLDQ; the protein is encoded by the coding sequence ATGAACTCGACGGTGCACACGGGTGTTTCGCGGTATGGGCGGCTGCTGGCGTACGAGGTGGAGGCGACGCGACGGGCACTGACGTCGATCGAGAGCGTGCCTGCGGAGGGGCGGCGGCACCCTGGGTTTGAGCGGGCGATCGCGGTGATGTCGCACGTGCAGCTGGCCCGGTTCGTGTGGCTGGCGCGGGTGGAGGGGCGGCCCTACGAGAACCCCAAGGACTGGTTCCCGGTGTGGACGCTCGAGCAGACGCGACTCGCGGCCCAGGAGCAGGACCGCGAATGGGCGGAGTTCCTGCACGCGCTGAGCGACGGGGACCTTGGGACCACGGTGGGCTACACCAGCAGCGAGGGCGAGGCGAAGGTGCGGGTGCTGGACGACATCCTCACGCACGTGTTCAACCACTCGACGTACCACCGGGGTCAGGTGGCACGGCTGGTGCAGGAGTGCGGGGGCGCGCGGGCGGTGACGGACTACATCACGCTGGTGCCGCTGCTGGATCAGTAA
- a CDS encoding folylpolyglutamate synthase/dihydrofolate synthase family protein: MSQVTESGARVGGYGRGVQVGDGVSNKPRKSAMTKGFETFDEAMEFLRTRVNVEQTRPSQVDAVQVFNLDRMTALMAALGDPQKAIRTVHVAGSKGKGSVCEMAAAGLQACGLTVGLYTSPHLVNLTERIRINKKEIAGGEFAELLERAAAAAEDLPKRLGEVTYFEFLTAVAFQYFAEQAVDIAVVEVGMGGRVDATNVIMPEVTAITAIQLEHTAILGDTLEKIAAEKAGIIKAGVPCVTVPQHEKVMEVLRAKAAEVQTRLEVLGQEIDFTYRLEASHNIGPHARVCLSSPRSNFEHVPVPLKGEHQALNCGLALAILDRLRERGIETPEGKVATGLSRTVVNGRLELVHTHPRVYIDGAHNPESMQALMKAVGSHIRYDSMVVVFGCAADKDVPALLSAVATGADKIFFTKAEGSGRAADPRELHRKFVELGGKMAHHVSNLTEAIRSAGNAVASRDKDIILITGSFAIAGEAKRLLREKYGPPAQAIEPKPFKR, from the coding sequence ATGTCGCAAGTGACGGAGAGTGGAGCACGGGTGGGCGGGTATGGACGAGGGGTGCAGGTGGGGGACGGCGTGTCGAACAAGCCGCGGAAGTCAGCGATGACGAAGGGTTTCGAGACCTTCGACGAAGCAATGGAGTTCCTGCGCACGCGCGTGAACGTGGAGCAGACCCGCCCTTCGCAGGTGGACGCGGTGCAGGTGTTCAACCTGGACCGCATGACGGCGCTGATGGCGGCGCTGGGCGACCCGCAGAAGGCGATCCGCACGGTGCACGTGGCGGGCAGCAAGGGCAAAGGCAGCGTGTGTGAGATGGCCGCGGCGGGCCTGCAGGCATGCGGGCTGACCGTGGGGCTGTACACCAGCCCGCACCTGGTGAACCTGACCGAGCGGATCCGCATCAATAAGAAGGAGATCGCGGGGGGCGAGTTCGCGGAGCTGCTGGAGCGGGCGGCCGCGGCGGCGGAGGACCTGCCCAAGCGGCTTGGCGAGGTGACCTACTTCGAGTTCCTCACGGCGGTGGCGTTCCAGTACTTCGCCGAGCAAGCAGTCGATATCGCGGTGGTTGAGGTGGGGATGGGCGGGCGCGTGGACGCGACCAACGTGATCATGCCGGAGGTGACGGCGATCACGGCCATTCAGCTGGAGCACACCGCGATCCTGGGGGACACGCTGGAGAAGATCGCGGCGGAGAAGGCGGGCATCATCAAGGCGGGCGTGCCGTGCGTCACGGTGCCGCAGCACGAGAAGGTGATGGAGGTGCTGCGGGCCAAGGCGGCGGAAGTGCAGACGCGCCTGGAAGTGCTCGGTCAGGAGATCGACTTTACCTACCGCCTGGAGGCGAGCCACAACATCGGGCCGCACGCGCGGGTGTGCCTGAGCAGCCCGCGGAGCAACTTCGAGCACGTGCCGGTGCCGCTCAAGGGCGAGCACCAGGCGCTCAACTGCGGCCTGGCGCTGGCGATCCTGGACCGGCTGCGGGAGCGGGGGATCGAGACGCCCGAGGGCAAGGTGGCGACGGGGCTCTCGCGGACGGTGGTCAACGGGCGGCTGGAGCTGGTGCACACGCACCCGCGGGTGTACATCGACGGGGCGCATAACCCCGAGTCGATGCAGGCGCTGATGAAGGCCGTGGGCTCGCACATCCGGTATGACTCGATGGTGGTGGTGTTCGGGTGCGCGGCGGACAAGGACGTGCCGGCGCTGCTGAGCGCGGTGGCGACGGGTGCGGACAAGATTTTCTTCACCAAGGCCGAGGGCAGCGGGCGGGCGGCGGACCCGCGGGAGCTGCACCGCAAGTTCGTGGAGCTGGGCGGGAAGATGGCGCACCACGTGAGCAACCTGACCGAGGCGATCCGCAGCGCGGGGAACGCGGTGGCGTCGCGGGACAAGGACATCATCCTGATCACCGGGTCGTTCGCGATCGCGGGCGAGGCCAAGCGGCTGCTGCGGGAGAAGTACGGGCCGCCGGCGCAGGCGATCGAGCCGAAGCCGTTCAAGCGGTGA